A DNA window from Macadamia integrifolia cultivar HAES 741 chromosome 4, SCU_Mint_v3, whole genome shotgun sequence contains the following coding sequences:
- the LOC122076449 gene encoding glucose-1-phosphate adenylyltransferase large subunit 1-like — protein sequence MDSCSATFKANASVMRPGKGGFSDGRHGFWGERIRGSLNNGIWDFKLKKSLRTENGGRKIEAGVAYSVLTTDVNKEVMTQTFQAPIFGKPKADPKNVASIILGGGAGTRLFPLTSRRAKPAVPIGGCYRLIDVPMSNCINSGIDKIFILTQFNSASLNRHIARTYNFGNGVNFGDGFVEVLAATQTPGETGKKWFQGTADAVRQFMWVFEDAKNKNVENILILSGDHLYRTDYMDFVQKHIDTNADITVSCIPMNDSRASDYGLMKIGNTGRIIQFAEKPKGFDLKAMQVDTTILGLNQQEAKESPYIASMGVYIFRTEVLLKLLTWKYPMCNDFGSEIIPSAVKEHNVQAYLFNDYWEDIGTIKSFFDANLALTEQPPKFEFYDPKTPFFTSPRFLPPTKVDKCRILNAIISHGCFLRECNVQHSIVGVRSRLEYGVELQDTMMMGADYYQTEAEIASLLAEGKVPIGVGQNTKIRNCIIDKNAKIGRDVVIANKDGVQEADRPNEGFYIRSGITVIMKNATIADGTII from the exons ATGGATTCTTGTTCTGCAACCTTCAAGGCCAATGCTTCTGTTATGCGACCTGGAAAAGGAGGTTTCAGTGATGGACGTCATGGTTTCTGGGGAGAGAGGATTAGGGGAAGTCTCAATAACGGGATTTGGGATTTCAAGTTGAAGAAGAGTTTGAGGACTGAAAATGGGGGTAGAAAGATCGAAGCTGGTGTTGCTTACTCTGTTCTTACAACCGATGTCAACAAGGAGGTTATG ACTCAGACCTTTCAAGCACCCATATTTGGGAAGCCGAAAGCAGACCCCAAGAACGTAGCTTCGATTATATTGGGTGGAGGGGCCGGGACTCGTCTCTTTCCTCTTACAAGCAGAAGAGCCAAGCCAGCT GTTCCTATTGGAGGATGTTACAGACTTATCGATGTCCCTATGAGCAATTGCATAAACAGTGGCATCGACAAGATTTTTATTCTGACCCAATTCAACTCTGCCTCCCTTAATCGTCACATTGCTCGCACATATAATTTTGGGAATGGCGTGAACTTTGGGGATGGTTTTGTTGAG GTTCTTGCCGCCACTCAAACGCCAGGAGAAACAGGAAAGAAGTGGTTTCAAGGAACAGCTGATGCTGTCAGGCAATTTATGTGGGTCTTTGAG gatgccaaaaacaagAATGTTGAGAATATTCTGATATTGTCTGGTGATCATCTTTATAGGACAGATTATATGGACTTTGTGCAG AAGCATATTGACACAAATGCAGATATCACAGTttcatgtattcccatgaatGACAG CCGCGCATCAGATTATGGGTTGATGAAGATCGGCAACACTGGACGTATTATCCAATTTGCCGAGAAACCTAAGGGTTTTGACCTAAAAGCAATG CAAGTTGACACTACTATCCTTGGGTTGAATCAACAAGAAGCCAAGGAATCTCCCTACATTGCATCAATGGGCGTCTACATATTTAGAACGGAGGTTTTACTTAAGCTTTTGACATGGAAATATCCCATGTGCAATGACTTTGGATCTGAAATCATTCCATCGGCTGTGAAGGAGCACAATGTCCAA GCATATTTATTCAATGACTATTGGGAGGACATTGGGACAATCAAATCGTTCTTTGATGCTAACTTGGCCCTCACAGAACAG CCTCCAAAGTTTGAGTTCTATGACCCAAAGACACCTTTCTTCACATCTCCTCGATTCTTGCCACCTACCAAAGTTGACAAATGCCGG ATTTTGAATGCAATAATTTCTCATGGGTGCTTCTTGAGGGAATGTAACGTCCAACACTCTATAGTGGGTGTGCGCTCACGTTTAGAGTATGGTGTTGAATTGCAA GATACTATGATGATGGGTGCGGACTATTACCAAACTGAAGCTGAAATTGCATCTTTGCTGGCAGAGGGAAAGGTTCCAATCGGTGTTGGACAGAATACCAAGATTCG GAATTGCATAATTGATAAGAATGCCAAGATAGGAAGAGACGTGGTCATTGCAAACAAGGAT GGTGTTCAAGAAGCAGATAGGCCAAATGAAGGATTCTACATCAGGTCTGGGATCACTGTTATAATGAAGAATGCTACCATTGCAGATGGCACAATCATTTAA
- the LOC122075709 gene encoding 40S ribosomal protein S25-2 yields MAPKKDKAPPPSSKPAKSGGGKQKKKKWSKGKQKEKVNNMVLFDQGSYDKLLSEAPKYKLITPSILSDRLRINGSLARRAIRDLMARGLIRMVSAHSSQQIYTRATNT; encoded by the exons ATG GCGCCAAAGAAGGATAAGGCTCCTCCTCCGTCTTCCAAGCCCGCTAAATCTGGCGGTggcaaacaaaagaagaag AAGTGGAGCAAGGGAAAGCAAAAGGAGAAGGTGAACAATATGGTGTTGTTTGACCAGGGTTCCTATGATAAGCTCCTCTCAGAAGCACCTAAATACAAACTCATCACTCCTTCCATTCTGTCCGACAGATTAAGG ATTAATGGATCGCTTGCCCGGAGAGCAATCAGGGATCTGATGGCAAGAGGTTTAATCAGAATGGTATCTGCTCATTCAAGTCAGCAGATCTACACCAGAGCAACCAATACTTAG
- the LOC122075144 gene encoding lipid phosphate phosphatase epsilon 2, chloroplastic-like — MNAALPTSYRPIFILSPRTLPSRSRTLKTFPSPSIPSSSPSFIAGSSSRSPITERNLVFWQKSKIPFVGNAAQCVDGDEGTQLIKLEAVSGNVSSEYCPDFLSGGLEVTFNQLSKWLVTAAFGAFILYRHDAEALWAAMGSIVNGWLSVALKKFLNQKRPISSLKADPGMPSSHAQSIFFAVIFVIQSLVEWLGINEFTVIIGTLVMACGSYLSWIRVSQQCHTINQVLVGAFLGSFFSLLWFWSWDAIVAKAYISSLWVRVVVALGSTGCCLSFFC; from the exons ATGAATGCTGCATTGCCCACTTCTTACAGACCCATCTTCATCTTGTCTCCAAGAACTCTTCCTTCTCGCTCTAGAACCCTTAAGACCTTTCCTTCTCCCTCAATCCCCTCGTCATCACCTTCTTTCATTGCTGGGAGTAGCTCGAGAAGCCCCATTACTGAGAGGAACTTGGTTTTTTGGCAGAAAAGCAAAATCCCATTTGTTGGAAATGCTGCTCAGTGTGTTGATGGTGATGAAGGTACTCAGCTCATAAAACTAGAAGCTGTCTCGGGTAATGTATCATCGGAGTATTGTCCAGATTTTCTTTCTGGGGGACTGGAAGTCACTTTTAATCAATTG AGCAAGTGGTTGGTCACTGCTGCTTTTGGTGCTTTCATCCTTTATAGGCATGATGCTGAAGCATTGTGGGCTGCAATGGGAAGTATCGTAAATGGCTGGCTCAGTGTTGCTCTGAAGAAATTTCTCAACCAAAAGAGACCCATTTCCTCTTTGAAGGCTGACCCTGGGATGCCATCTTCACATgcacaatctatcttttttgcCGTCATTTTTGTAATACAATCAT TGGTTGAATGGCTGGGGATCAATGAATTTACAGTAATTATTGGAACACTCGTAATGGCTTGTGGCTCATATCTT TCATGGATACGTGTGTCTCAACAATGTCATACCATCAATCAAGTCCTTGTTGGCGCCTTCTTGGgttccttcttctccctcttgtgGTTTTGGTCCTGGGATGCAATTGTGGCCAAAGCatatatttcttctttgtgGGTTCGGGTCGTTGTTGCACTGGGGAGCACTGGATGTTGTTTGTCATTTTTCTGCTAA